The nucleotide window ATTTCGTCTTCGGACTTTACACCCAGCCCTCTGAAAGCCTCAACGAGGCGCTCGATAAAATGCAGCACGGGCTCAGCGACATTATCGACGACTGTCCTAGCTTAAAGGACCCGAGCAAGGGTGGACGGCTGCAGATGAACCAGCTCAGAGTAAGGATGTTGACCGCGGAAATGGTGCATGAGCTCATACAGGCCTATCAGAATTGGCCCTTCAAAGCACCTGGGAGCGACAGTAATACATTCTACAGGAATAGGACTGGGCAGTCTTTTGGGATACAGGATAAGCCGAATGGGTTGCGGTAATGGAGAGTAAATAGTTGTGTATGATAGTTGTAAATAGCAATGTGTAATTTACCATACGATAAACCTCGTTTCCTAGTGTTATGCATTTCTGTCAAGGGATGTGCATGATATTCGTTGGTCTTGGTAAACAAACAGAACGTAGTATTAATAAAAGAAATCAACTGTACACAGGGATTTGCGGAGAGACAATCATGTGGTTTCTATGTAGAGTTGTGAATTCTCTACTAGTAGTGATACAATGCATCACTTGCCCTTACTCTGGTTCACTACTGCCTCCTGCATGTTCTCCATGGGAGGGATAGCCAGGCAAAACCCTCATTATGATTAGATGAAAGCCCAAATCCAAGAGTCAAAGTATACACCTATCTACAGAAACGGATAAAGACAAGTCTAAAGGGGGAGAAGGATGATAGATTGATCCACGGAAATGTCCGTCTCATATATAAGAGGTCTTTCTTACTCAATCTGTGGAACCGTTTGAACTAGCGGAGGCCCAAGAAATCTTAATTTTCACATATAATATTCTATGATACCCAGTACTTTTCAATGACTTCTCATCTCTGATTGTGCCCTTGAGTACTGTAGTACTCTCCTACAGGTGACCTAAAGATTTCACTTTTAAACAAAATAAGTTTGAACGATTACGGCTCTAACTCGACCATGACTTTTGCGCCCTGAACCCACCGATTTTCCCATGCCCTCAACCTAGCAAACTCATCGTCGCCGCATGGCCTCCCGCCTTCTCTAACTCGACCCTGATCCGAGATGGAACGCCTGCACCAAGCTTTATAATAACCAAGGTAGCTTCTTCGTTTTCATGAAGAAATGATACATAACAGGTTTGCATTACCTCATCCACTTCCATACCAGTCACAGTAATGACTCTGATAATCGGACACCACGTATACTTTAGATAAACCAAATCGCTGAGCAAGGCAGTGTTCAGGTCATCAAACCGGCAAAAACGCAGGTTCAACGTCTCTAGCGACGCAGGGAGATGGCTAGCTTTGTTAAGCTTCTCGAACTCGATTGACATATGCGAGAGACTCTTAAAGCCGCGGAAGGATGGGTAGGTGTAATTGCAGTCTTCCAAGTCCTCAATCTCGTCTTGAAGATTTGGATCACTGAGATCGTAGATGTGATGAAAATCCAATGTAAGGGACTTTAGATTTTGCCTGTGCGTGTCAAGCAATGCCTTGACAAGTTCTCGCGGTGTGACCACCGGTTGGTGGGCTCTATCGAAATGCCACGCGTAACGACTCTCGTCTGGAATGATCAGCTCAAACGCAGTCAAACGCGGACATGCATCTAGTAGTCGTCGCATTGTATAAAACGCTCCTGACCACCAGGCCAAATCCGCAGCTGTACGCGTCAGAGTATTGATTGCGTAAGGCTCGTCCGGCGTGTCTGGTACATCATTCTCAGAGGAGAACTTTTCGAATGATGGGTATTCCATAAAGGGTATGTAGTCGTGTATGTCGACTGGGCCGTCCTCCCACTGTTTGTTCCTGGTATCATCGAGTTAGCTACGTTTATGCCGAGGCTCACAAGTGCATATGTTAGATCTATAGCCAAATTCATTTAGGATGTCGAAAAATATGGGTATTACTTACAAATGGAACGTTTTCAGCTTGGATAAGAATGTGGGATTGAGGACCCGCAATTCATGAAGACGTCGTACCAAGGCGTGCGGTGGCCCAATTTCAGCTGTATAGTGGAGATGCTGTAGATTCGGGAGCATAGCTAGAACCTGTACAAAGAGTGGGTAGAAACAATGACCCGGATTGGTTTCTCCGGGATGGGCTCCTAAAAGCGCTGATGTCCACATGGAAATTAAATCGTGTTTAAGAGTCGACCACTCATAACATACGCCCCAGTCATCGAGCAAAGCAAGTTTTCGCGTCTTCTGAGCCAGCGGCGGACGTTCAATTATGGTTCGGAAGAAGAGTTTGAGAGGTTTCAGAGGGCCTTCCACTGGTACTGCCATCCGAACACATGTGTAGAGTGCTGGCTGCGCAATCCCACAGAACTGGCGTGAGACACGGCATAGGTGAAGCAGCGCTCTAACGTCGGAAATATGGCCTGTTATGAGAAACCAAGCAATGTTGAAAAGGAGCTCGTTGGGTAAATCGGAGATCTGGGCCATCTGGTTGCGTGTATAAAGGGTGGTGGTTAGAGATGGGATGGATATTTTCAGATGGCAATGGCGATGATTACATATGATAGTACCTCTGCCTCGCTAGCACTATTCCAGTAAGCATTCTGTAGCACAACCGTGGAAGAACATCTACAGAAAGTGACTTTGGTCAGCAATGTAGTGGGTCTCGCCCAAAATGCCGTTCCGTATCATACAGGGGACTGACTGTAATTGGTAGCCAAGTGTAGTCTAAGCAATAAGCGGGATTTTGCTGTTTTAAGGGAACTTTCATCTAACCGCCTCACTTCACAACCTTTCCATAAAATAAGGTTTTGCCAACGTTCTTCTGAATGCACTCCGGAAACCTATAGAAAAACCCACTAGACACCTGCTCTAATTGCGCATCGAAGTATCCTTACGTCAGCTTAGGGTCCGTTAAAGCATTAGGTAAGACTGAAAAAGCTCGGTAGAGCTCTCTTCAAAACCGTGTAATCGATGATTCTCTAGTTTGGTAAGGGTCGGTACCGTGGTACTGTAGAGGATATAAAACTATGGTATACTGATTATAACCCAATCGAGCACCCCCAGTTTTCCTGCTGCTACTCATATCCACCAGTATTTGCACTATATACATCGTTGCTAAATATCATGCAAAATGCGATTATCAGGATCAGCATCATATATTCATACCACAGTATCTGTATAACCTTCACCCTCGTCTGCATGGTGCCACACTCTCAGAGCGCCCTGACATGAACCCAGGCAGATATCATGGCTTCATTCAGTCTTACACAGGCCAAGAAAAATTCAGGTATAGTACAATTTCGAGGCGGCATATGCCCCGAATTTTCTCCAATGTCTATACAGTTAACTGTGGGGTTACTACCTAGCTTACCAGACTACTACTGTGAAAAAATTGTGGGCCAACCAAACCAAAAGTGTGCTGTAGCACGGCGGTTAACTGTGTATGGAGGAAGCTGGTGGAGAGGCGTCCCATCGACTGCAGGTACTGCAGATGCTACAAGACTTCGATGTAAGAGCAttcgttttcttcttcttttgACAGGGCTCCTATGGCTGTTGCCCCAAAGGAGATGGTGTACATGTTGGACCTCATGAACACTCCAGGCTAGAATGGATGTGTTAGTAGTTCTTACATAGCTTACGGGCATGTGCAAGCTCCTCTGCATCCACACTCATTCTTATTTGCCTTTTGTGCCTCCTTTgtgtcgagacgcggtgagagccttcactagtattcacggtgaatcaggctttccgtgctctgattggccaggcactgattagtcagctgctccgtgcgcgcaccatagatattctccctcctcccgtagctcctatacaacaagttcacaCACGTTTTTTCCACCTTCATCACTTTGCAGGTCTCGTGCGGACCCGACTTCTGCATCTCCGCGGTACGTGGGGGTACCAGAATGACTTGGTGCTTATGTTTCGGACCTTTGCTTACGAAGATGACCGAGAGCATCGTAAGAACTAGAGAAATGTACATCTCTTGGCCCAAAAGAGTTGAAGGCAGTCCTCTGTATGGGGTTGCTTACCGGCACGTCGGAAGAAAGGCCAAAGCTTTTACCCTGCGTTATACTGACTAAGCCTCGATACTGCGGAAAGTCGTATTAATAGCTCCATAGAGTTAGATATGCTGAGAAGCTTGGATACAACTACGTTGATTAATTGCAGCATGTGGGCATCGTGGGGTAGTAGACGGCCAATAGCTTTTTGTGTCTGTAACAACACTTCGGAGACTCTTTGGTCATATGGCTTTCGTAGACACCTGCCCTTGTGTGGGATTTGTGACCCTGGTTTCCAGTCACTTCTAGAGTAAGTAGAGCGAGGATTCGCTGAAGATCATCTCGAGGTCATCGCCGTCCCCCTTATTACGAAGTACAGGCTTTTCGTGCGAATGCTCGTCCGAAATCTCGACTGGCATACCACGGTATCTTTGCCAATCAACACTAGCTGCTAGCTCCAATTATCCTAGAGAGTTGGAGGCCTCAAAGCAGGAGGCGATGATAGTGGTTGGGGTAAAAGTGGAGCTAGCCTCGACAATCATTTGTCAGGCCACTGGAAACGTGGAGTATGGAGAAAACAAAAGGGCGTGTATTGAAAAGCACCTGTGAGAAGAATACGCAACACACTTCTTGCAGTCGTGAGTCTGCCTCGTCGTAGATGCGTAGACTGATGAGCTCTCAACCCCTGTCTTCTGCATCGGCGTAGCTAAAACCAGCCCGGATATATTACTTCCCTCTTCTTGAAATTTCCATTATGTCAAATCGAGCAGCACGGCTAGATTTCCTAGGTACCGTTCCAGAGTTCGTATATACCGAAATATATACCGTTGTATCAAAAGACGCCGCAGACCAACAAAGCATGAGCCTATACCCGGCCTGCGTGCCTCGGTCTCTAGCGCTGCATGTCGCTGTCGAGTTGGAGATCAAGGGCGGAGATGAGTCCGTCCAACGAAAGTCAGAGCTATCGATGGCCTACACTTT belongs to Pyrenophora tritici-repentis strain M4 chromosome 10, whole genome shotgun sequence and includes:
- a CDS encoding F-box domain containing protein; protein product: MAQISDLPNELLFNIAWFLITGHISDVRALLHLCRVSRQFCGIAQPALYTCVRMAVPVEGPLKPLKLFFRTIIERPPLAQKTRKLALLDDWGVLAMLPNLQHLHYTAEIGPPHALVRRLHELRVLNPTFLSKLKTFHLNKQWEDGPVDIHDYIPFMEYPSFEKFSSENDVPDTPDEPYAINTLTRTAADLAWWSGAFYTMRRLLDACPRLTAFELIIPDESRYAWHFDRAHQPVVTPRELVKALLDTHRQNLKSLTLDFHHIYDLSDPNLQDEIEDLEDCNYTYPSFRGFKSLSHMSIEFEKLNKASHLPASLETLNLRFCRFDDLNTALLSDLVYLKYTWCPIIRVITVTGMEVDEVMQTCYVSFLHENEEATLVIIKLGAGVPSRIRVELEKAGGHAATMSLLG